One genomic window of Chlamydiota bacterium includes the following:
- the hxuA gene encoding Heme/hemopexin-binding protein: MRLACLFITAAFGWAQVDNPVVIQGDASIQSNPNEMIICSNSDKTIINYERFDVANGETIRFQLPNRQACVLNRVQGAYPSKIEGAIFSNGIVYFVNPYGIVFGPNSTIKAAQFFAACAHISDQDFLENQVRFTQVQGQIENLGKIEADQVHLIAKDIFQRGQIVTNNGFVSLSSCDEVVIGEMDSNITLHFVPSKNTKKNQIEVDGKIEAMQAKFSAADMFGAMIHIKETSDLEIQALHIDAIAFDMTKGEIKIDTGLILESLRVDADTTYLKGEHHLSGNTTTFATDVVLGANTSITDAGSIIYEKSVSSATGMFYTLTLDAGSDVDIKGSVGIDFLHALGALTIKSCQNLNLLDTVYAHKIEQKVGFLDTHIVGPVFTFSPLGDGGNVKIKTQGNIFVDKTIDTRPDLFSTTGLFGGNVTLDSNASVIVHDIITDGGKNVLVPGTGGNAGHVTIKDNPDMTITDKISFSPVGRIGLFGSISAQGGQGSTIGFGGEVKISRNREQFPDIATVYSNPQGSDLTIEAATIRFHENSVITSFGSIIFTATNKLTVSDHTAVNNVQISANNLDVLVHSIGGICLSNGSRMNSLSVHSSAGGKVDLFFPVQNINFIGFGVVDLIVNELNLDLLGRSRLMDFLLFGNTPLNFNPLAFESLILTKPDYLTTPYRLQPTYRKMKAFSVTDSPSIDALAAEIDALIFRQDLTLMGSWNQLRRVILEKNPVDTVVLVYTQRLRTGTFSPMRFIEQLRFSARGKNALAHITQIIDLKESISSLNTPLSEKTTALISEFTLPSTLTKEQWKDVNIVVEDKLNPSSLN, from the coding sequence ATGAGACTGGCGTGTCTTTTTATCACAGCTGCATTTGGGTGGGCTCAAGTTGACAATCCTGTTGTCATTCAAGGGGATGCGAGTATTCAATCCAATCCCAATGAGATGATTATATGCTCGAATTCTGATAAGACCATCATCAATTATGAGCGTTTTGATGTTGCAAATGGTGAAACGATCAGATTTCAACTACCCAACCGCCAAGCTTGTGTACTCAATAGAGTACAAGGCGCATATCCTTCTAAAATTGAGGGTGCCATTTTTAGTAATGGAATTGTCTATTTTGTCAATCCATATGGCATTGTTTTTGGACCCAACTCTACAATTAAAGCTGCGCAATTTTTTGCAGCATGTGCGCATATTTCAGATCAAGATTTTTTAGAAAATCAAGTGCGTTTTACACAGGTTCAAGGGCAGATCGAGAATTTGGGCAAAATAGAGGCAGATCAAGTGCACCTCATTGCAAAAGACATCTTCCAAAGAGGACAGATCGTAACAAATAATGGATTTGTTTCTTTGAGTTCTTGTGATGAAGTGGTCATTGGAGAGATGGATTCTAATATCACCCTGCATTTTGTGCCTTCTAAGAACACTAAAAAGAATCAAATAGAGGTGGATGGGAAAATTGAGGCGATGCAAGCAAAATTTTCGGCAGCAGACATGTTTGGTGCCATGATCCATATCAAAGAAACAAGCGATTTAGAAATTCAAGCATTGCATATTGATGCAATCGCCTTTGATATGACAAAGGGTGAAATAAAAATCGACACAGGGCTTATTTTGGAAAGTCTTAGAGTGGATGCAGATACAACCTATTTGAAAGGGGAACATCACTTAAGTGGCAATACGACAACATTTGCTACCGATGTGGTTTTGGGGGCCAATACCTCTATCACAGATGCAGGAAGTATCATCTATGAAAAATCCGTCTCTAGCGCAACAGGTATGTTTTACACATTGACTCTAGATGCTGGTAGTGATGTAGACATTAAAGGGAGTGTGGGAATAGATTTTCTGCATGCACTTGGAGCATTAACAATCAAATCGTGTCAAAACTTAAATCTATTGGATACGGTATATGCGCATAAAATCGAGCAAAAAGTCGGATTTCTTGATACGCACATTGTCGGTCCTGTTTTTACATTCTCTCCTTTAGGTGATGGAGGAAATGTCAAAATAAAGACCCAGGGCAACATTTTTGTCGACAAAACGATCGATACAAGACCAGATCTTTTTTCCACTACAGGATTATTTGGAGGAAATGTCACTCTTGATTCCAATGCGTCTGTGATTGTCCACGATATTATCACAGATGGAGGGAAAAATGTTTTAGTACCAGGTACTGGTGGAAATGCGGGGCATGTCACGATTAAGGATAATCCCGACATGACAATTACAGATAAAATTTCATTTTCTCCGGTAGGAAGGATTGGACTTTTTGGATCGATCTCTGCTCAGGGAGGACAAGGTTCTACTATTGGATTTGGTGGAGAGGTAAAAATTTCAAGAAATAGAGAGCAATTTCCAGATATTGCAACCGTGTATTCCAATCCTCAAGGATCAGACCTCACCATTGAAGCCGCTACCATTCGTTTTCATGAAAATAGCGTTATCACTTCTTTTGGAAGCATTATTTTTACAGCGACAAATAAGCTTACGGTTTCAGATCACACTGCGGTCAATAATGTGCAGATCTCTGCCAACAACCTAGACGTGTTAGTTCATTCTATTGGGGGAATTTGTTTATCCAATGGATCAAGGATGAATAGTTTGTCTGTACATTCTTCTGCAGGGGGAAAGGTGGATCTTTTCTTTCCTGTGCAAAATATCAATTTCATCGGTTTTGGTGTCGTTGATCTTATTGTGAATGAACTCAACCTTGATCTTTTGGGAAGATCAAGACTTATGGATTTCTTGCTTTTTGGAAATACACCTTTAAATTTTAATCCTCTTGCCTTTGAATCTTTGATTTTAACCAAGCCTGACTATTTAACCACACCCTATCGTTTGCAACCCACCTATCGAAAGATGAAAGCATTTTCGGTGACTGATTCTCCTAGTATTGATGCGCTGGCAGCTGAAATTGATGCGCTTATTTTTAGACAAGACCTAACACTCATGGGAAGTTGGAATCAGTTGAGACGGGTGATTTTAGAGAAAAATCCTGTCGATACGGTTGTATTGGTCTATACGCAACGTTTGAGAACAGGGACCTTTTCACCGATGCGTTTTATTGAGCAACTGCGTTTTTCTGCACGAGGAAAAAATGCGCTTGCTCATATCACACAAATCATTGACCTTAAAGAATCCATAAGCAGCCTAAACACTCCTTTATCAGAAAAAACGACTGCTTTGATTTCAGAATTCACACTTCCTAGCACTTTAACAAAAGAACAATGGAAGGATGTCAATATCGTAGTCGAAGATAAATTAAACCCTTCTTCTTTGAACTAG
- the sppA_1 gene encoding putative signal peptide peptidase SppA: MTNVGEVNSSELEITQIEEEDTSIQKEESNVLKKAALVGSGCLALVAVAALGLYWHGKLGDVANTMGSAALEGAKLFGKTTIITIAAGLGVATVGAMILGGIVLVGMIAIDRISKKLEEHHVFDQVKEGIKELKKGSEMLDGFGETLESNDDKIEKKCVYSSEGVQADDDETKIPVFIQINVKDIIGEDISAKKIQKLLKASQMKEFADGRVKGLILNINSPGGNAQESHLIYRAIKEYKKKYKIPVYAFVGGTVCVSGGFYVACAADKIYASKTSLIGSVGVRSGTFFNYKERMEKKGVDAKTFAIGKGKDDLNPNRHWESEEGKNREDIMKFVYDTFLNVVVKNRPQLSKEKLIEEYGAGVFPAKEAKEYGYIDETKSYEKTIKDLAQAVDLDETQAYQVIQFKLKKKPSKNIFDLLTKLNANTADTVSPKPQVYYL, from the coding sequence ATGACTAACGTTGGTGAAGTTAACTCATCTGAGCTTGAAATCACTCAAATTGAAGAAGAAGATACATCTATTCAAAAAGAGGAATCAAATGTTTTAAAGAAAGCCGCTTTGGTTGGAAGTGGATGTTTAGCGCTTGTAGCTGTAGCGGCTTTAGGGCTTTATTGGCATGGAAAGCTAGGAGATGTTGCAAATACGATGGGTTCTGCAGCTTTAGAGGGTGCAAAATTATTTGGAAAAACAACCATTATTACCATTGCAGCTGGACTCGGTGTAGCCACAGTTGGGGCCATGATTTTGGGTGGTATTGTTCTAGTAGGGATGATTGCAATAGATAGAATCAGCAAAAAACTAGAAGAACATCATGTGTTTGATCAAGTGAAAGAAGGAATAAAAGAATTGAAGAAAGGAAGTGAGATGTTAGATGGATTTGGTGAAACATTAGAGTCTAACGATGACAAGATCGAAAAAAAATGTGTCTATTCTTCTGAAGGGGTGCAAGCAGACGATGATGAAACAAAAATACCTGTGTTTATACAAATTAATGTTAAAGATATCATTGGAGAAGATATCTCTGCAAAAAAAATACAAAAACTTTTGAAAGCCTCTCAGATGAAAGAATTTGCAGATGGTCGTGTCAAAGGACTTATTTTAAATATTAATTCTCCTGGCGGAAATGCACAAGAATCCCATCTTATTTATCGTGCTATAAAAGAGTATAAAAAGAAGTACAAAATTCCCGTGTATGCATTTGTTGGAGGTACGGTGTGTGTTTCTGGTGGATTTTATGTGGCTTGTGCAGCAGATAAGATTTATGCATCAAAAACAAGTCTTATTGGATCTGTTGGGGTTCGTTCGGGAACGTTTTTTAATTATAAAGAGCGAATGGAGAAAAAGGGTGTAGATGCAAAAACGTTTGCAATAGGTAAAGGCAAGGATGATTTGAATCCTAATAGACATTGGGAATCTGAAGAAGGAAAAAATAGAGAAGACATCATGAAGTTTGTTTATGACACATTTTTGAATGTTGTTGTAAAAAATAGACCGCAACTTTCAAAAGAAAAGCTGATAGAAGAATATGGCGCAGGAGTATTTCCCGCAAAAGAAGCAAAAGAATATGGTTATATTGATGAAACAAAAAGTTATGAGAAAACTATAAAAGATTTAGCACAAGCTGTGGATTTAGACGAAACGCAAGCTTATCAAGTCATACAATTTAAACTTAAGAAAAAGCCCTCTAAGAATATCTTCGATCTTCTAACAAAATTGAATGCAAATACTGCTGATACTGTTTCTCCAAAACCTCAAGTATATTATTTATAA